AGGCGGCGCAACGATCCCTGGTAGAGGACATCCGCCGCGTTGTTGCGCACGCGCCCTTGTTCACGCCGACGACCCCCAGCGGAAAGGCGATGACGGTGCGCATGACGTCCGCCGGGCGTGTTGGGTGGGTCACCGATCACAGCGGCTATCGCTACGAGCCTGCGCATCCGAACGGGACCGCGTGGCCCCCGATTCCGGATGCGGTCCTGGAGATCTGGCGCGCGGTGGGGTCGAAGGATCGTGATCCCGACAGCTGTTTGATCAATTTCTACGGCGAGGACGCCAAGATGGGTATGCATCAGGACCGGGACGAGGGCGACTTCTCTTGGCCGGTTGTGTCAGTGTCTTTGGGGGATGAAGCCCTTTTTCGGATCGGGAACACCACGCGGGGCGGGAAGACCGAAAGCCTGTGGCTGCGCTCCGGCGACGTGGTGGTGATGGGCGGCGAGGCACGCCTTGCCTACCATGGGGTGGATCGGGTCAAGCACGGCTCGTCTCTGCTTTTGCCGAAAGGCGGTCGGATCAACCTGACGCTGCGCGTCGTGGCGGATTAGCGACCCGCCCCCCAGCTGACCGAGACATGGCGGCGGGTATAAAACTCGCCCATCAACCCGATCATGATGAGGATTATCGTAACCGTCAGGGGATACTCCCACGACGAGAAATGTGGATTGTAGTTGATGAACGTAAAGCCGCGCGCCTGATCGATGCAGTGGAACAGCGGGTTCCAGTCAAAGAAGGCGATCACGTAGCTGGGCATAGCGTTGGCCACGAACATCTTGCCTGATGCGATCATGTTGGCCCGGCTGTAAATCGTGGACAAAAGCAACGAGATTTCCGGCAGCCAAGGCTTGAGCGCCAAGAATAGCATGCCGACCCCGACGCCCGACAGCCAAGCCAGCAGGAACATCGCGCCGGCCAGAACGGGCTCTTCGATGACAACCGGGTGCCATGCGACGTGCACGCCGAACAGGATCAGCAGCACCGACAGGGTTTGCAAGTAGAGGCAGGACAGCGCTGCGGACACGATGGAAATCGCCGTGTTCATCGGTGCGTGCTTCATCATGGCCGAGGTCGGACCCTCCGCGCCCATGACGGCGCTCATCGCCTTGTTATGGGTCAGAAAAAGGAAAATCCCAGACAACAGATACAAAATGAAATCGCCCCGGATCGCGGAGCCGCGCAGCCCGAGCACGACAAACATCAGGTAGAACGCCGCCACGAACACAACGGTCTGCATCATGTTCATCATCAGGCCAATGATGGCGTTGGAATGGTTCTTGCGCAGATGGCGCACCGTGCTGACATAGATCAGCTCCGCCAGGCCAAGGGCCGAGCGGAAATGGGTATTGCGTTCCTGCGTCTCAAACATCGCCACAAACCTGCTTTGCCGTGGGGCCGGTGCTCTGATCGCTGATATGCCAGAAAACTTGCCGATCCGTTACCGACGCAGCATAAGAAGATGAATACGGCAGATCAATGACACGGGCGGGAGAGCGGGCTTGGACTATAACAAACTGGCAACGGTGTTTCGCACCCTTGCGCTGGAGGCGGGCGACAAGATCATGGAGATCTACAACGCCGACGATTTCGAGGTCCGCTCGAAATCCGATGACAGCCCTGTCACGGCGGCTGATGAAGCGGCGGATGTCTTGATCTCGGCGGGCGTGCGCGCGGCGTTTCCCGACATTCTGCTCGTGACCGAAGAGCAAGCCGCAACTCATTCGGACACCGCGGGTACGTTCATCCTTGTCGACCCCTTGGATGGCACAAAAGAGTTCATCAAACGGCGTGGGGACTTCACGGTAAACATCGCGCTGGTAGAAAACGGCATTCCGACGCGCGGCGTTGTCTATGCGCCGGCGAAGGGGCGAATGTTTTTCACGGACGCACAAGGTGCGAGCGTCGAAGAGCAGGGTCCGTTTGACCGCGAGGAGCGGGGCGATACGACCCCACTTCGCGTGAAAGCTCCCAATAATGACGCGCTTGTGGTGGTGGCTTCCAAGTCGCACCGCGATCAGGCGACCGACGACTATATCGCAAAGTACAATACATCGGACATGACCGGCGCGGGATCGTCGCTGAAGTTCTGTCTCGTCGCGGCGGGTGAAGCGGATCTGTATCCGCGCCTTGGCAGGACGATGGAGTGGGATACCGCCGCCGGCCACGCTGTCCTGCGCGGCGCGGGCGGCGATGTGGTGCGCTTCGACGATCATTTGCCGCTAACCTATGGCAAGCCGATCTACGAAAACCCGTTCTTCATAGCCTACGCGCCCGGCGTCGATTTGAGGCCCGCGTAATGTCGGTCACGATCGTCATTCCCGCGCGCTACGCATCGAAGCGCTACCCGGGCAAACCGCTCGTTGAATTGACGGGCGCAACCGGCGAAGCGCGCAGTCTGATCGAGCGGTCCTGGCGCGCAGCAAAGGCGGTTTCGGGCGTAGATAGGGTCTATGTTGCCACTGACGATGATCGGATCAAAGCCGCGTCAGAGGCCTTCGGGGCGGAGGTCGTCATGACTTCTGAAGACTGCTTCAATGGCACCGAACGGTGCGCCGATGCCTTGCCGAAATTGCCCACAGAGCCGGAGATCGTGGTGAACCTGCAAGGCGACGCGCCACTCACCCCTGCGTGGTTTGTGGAGGACTTGATCGCGGGACTGCGCAGTGCGCCGGATGCAGCATGCGCAACCCCGGTCTTGCGCTGTGATGGCAAGGCATTGAACGGGTTCCTCGCGGACCGCAAAGCAGGGCGTGTCGGCGGCACGACCGCAGTGTTCGGGACCGATATGTCGGGGCTCTATTTCTCGAAAGAGGTGATCCCATTCACCTCCAAATCCTACGAAAATGACGCGCCCACTCCCGTGTTCCACCATGTCGGGGTCTACGCGTATCGCCCCGCAGCACTGCGCCAATACACCGATTGGGGTGTTGGCCCGCTCGAGGACTTGGAAGGATTGGAGCAGCTGCGTTTCCTTGAGAATGGCGCGAAGATCCTATGCGTCGAGGTCGAAGCACGCGGGCGTCAATTCTGGGAACTCAACAATCCCGAAGACGTCCCAAAACTGGAAGCGATGCTGTCGGAGATGGGCCATCCATGAGCGATGTTTCGGTCTCTGTGGTCATTGTGAGCCGCAATCGACCGGATGATCTGCGTAAGTGCCTTCGGGCGCTGAAATTTCAGACACTACGCCCGTTCGAAGTGGTTGTTGTCGGAAACACACGACCTCCCCAAGATGCCCAGATCAAATTCGTGGCCTTCGACGAGCCCAATATCTCTGCCGCACGCAACCTCGGGATCGAACAGTCGGCGGGTGAGATCATCGCTTTCATCGACGATGATGCGATTGCGGAGCCGACGTGGCTCACAAGACTTGTGGCCCCGTTGGATGATCCGAGCGTGTCGGCAAGCGGCGGGTTTGTACGAGGGCGCAACGGAATCAGTTTTCAATGGAAGGCAGAGACGATCGGGAAGGATGGAAGCTCCGAAGCCATTGAGGCTAGAGAGACGACCGTCTTCCGAGGAGACGAAACAGACGCGATCAAGCTGCAAGGCACCAACTGCGCATTCCGCCGCGAGCCGCTGGTCTCGATTGGCGGTTTCGACGAGAGTTTTCGCTTCTTTCTTGACGAGGCCGACGTCTGTTTGCGGCTTCACACCGAAGGCTATGCAGTCGCGGTCGTACCCGATGCAGAAGTTCAACACGGCTTTGCCGCGAGTGCGTTGCGCGGGAAGGATCGGCGGCCGACCTCGCTGTTCGAGATCGCGGCGAGCCATGCGTACTTCGTGAAGAAACATAACAACTCAGGTGAAATAGAGCCTTTACTGGGCGAACAGACTGTTCGGTTGAACCGCCTCCTGGAACAAGGCCTGCTTGAGCCGAAGGATTACCGAAAGCTGAAGCAAGAGCTTGATGCAGGCTTGCAGGATGGTAAGGCGCGCACTTCGCAGATCAGGGCGACGTGGTCTGAGCCTGGCGATTTCCTCCCTTACGTCGAGGGTACCCCGAAGGACCACGTCTATCTGAGCTGTCGAAGGTCAGATCGTGCCGTTACCTTTCAACAGGCTCGGGAATTGGGTGCATCCGGGGTCCCTGTGACGGTCTTGGTCTTGTCGCTCACATCGCTGTATCATCGCAGGTGGTTTCACGAAGATGGGTTCTGGGTGCAGACCGG
The nucleotide sequence above comes from Litoreibacter ponti. Encoded proteins:
- a CDS encoding glycosyltransferase family 2 protein, whose translation is MSDVSVSVVIVSRNRPDDLRKCLRALKFQTLRPFEVVVVGNTRPPQDAQIKFVAFDEPNISAARNLGIEQSAGEIIAFIDDDAIAEPTWLTRLVAPLDDPSVSASGGFVRGRNGISFQWKAETIGKDGSSEAIEARETTVFRGDETDAIKLQGTNCAFRREPLVSIGGFDESFRFFLDEADVCLRLHTEGYAVAVVPDAEVQHGFAASALRGKDRRPTSLFEIAASHAYFVKKHNNSGEIEPLLGEQTVRLNRLLEQGLLEPKDYRKLKQELDAGLQDGKARTSQIRATWSEPGDFLPYVEGTPKDHVYLSCRRSDRAVTFQQARELGASGVPVTVLVLSLTSLYHRRWFHEDGFWVQTGGIFGKSTRSDRLFSLYSRSKRSAREIEMLKQIRD
- a CDS encoding alpha-ketoglutarate-dependent dioxygenase AlkB family protein; the protein is MFEGFLDQAAQRSLVEDIRRVVAHAPLFTPTTPSGKAMTVRMTSAGRVGWVTDHSGYRYEPAHPNGTAWPPIPDAVLEIWRAVGSKDRDPDSCLINFYGEDAKMGMHQDRDEGDFSWPVVSVSLGDEALFRIGNTTRGGKTESLWLRSGDVVVMGGEARLAYHGVDRVKHGSSLLLPKGGRINLTLRVVAD
- a CDS encoding ABC transporter permease, whose product is MFETQERNTHFRSALGLAELIYVSTVRHLRKNHSNAIIGLMMNMMQTVVFVAAFYLMFVVLGLRGSAIRGDFILYLLSGIFLFLTHNKAMSAVMGAEGPTSAMMKHAPMNTAISIVSAALSCLYLQTLSVLLILFGVHVAWHPVVIEEPVLAGAMFLLAWLSGVGVGMLFLALKPWLPEISLLLSTIYSRANMIASGKMFVANAMPSYVIAFFDWNPLFHCIDQARGFTFINYNPHFSSWEYPLTVTIILIMIGLMGEFYTRRHVSVSWGAGR
- a CDS encoding 3-deoxy-manno-octulosonate cytidylyltransferase is translated as MSVTIVIPARYASKRYPGKPLVELTGATGEARSLIERSWRAAKAVSGVDRVYVATDDDRIKAASEAFGAEVVMTSEDCFNGTERCADALPKLPTEPEIVVNLQGDAPLTPAWFVEDLIAGLRSAPDAACATPVLRCDGKALNGFLADRKAGRVGGTTAVFGTDMSGLYFSKEVIPFTSKSYENDAPTPVFHHVGVYAYRPAALRQYTDWGVGPLEDLEGLEQLRFLENGAKILCVEVEARGRQFWELNNPEDVPKLEAMLSEMGHP
- the cysQ gene encoding 3'(2'),5'-bisphosphate nucleotidase CysQ → MDYNKLATVFRTLALEAGDKIMEIYNADDFEVRSKSDDSPVTAADEAADVLISAGVRAAFPDILLVTEEQAATHSDTAGTFILVDPLDGTKEFIKRRGDFTVNIALVENGIPTRGVVYAPAKGRMFFTDAQGASVEEQGPFDREERGDTTPLRVKAPNNDALVVVASKSHRDQATDDYIAKYNTSDMTGAGSSLKFCLVAAGEADLYPRLGRTMEWDTAAGHAVLRGAGGDVVRFDDHLPLTYGKPIYENPFFIAYAPGVDLRPA